One part of the Methylobacterium mesophilicum SR1.6/6 genome encodes these proteins:
- a CDS encoding GNAT family N-acetyltransferase, with translation MIAGPAIPMLGPGYAAVPPGHIATIVTSLEMLRPPCSRPPRPLPAGLRLEPLVPADPDSYRGLFRAVGADWLWFSRLTMPEDALAAILADPRVEIRALRRGGQNVGMLELDFREAGTCELVFLGLTQDLIGNGLGRALMDEAIRRAWSRPIARFWVHTCTLDHPGALAFYRRSGFEPYAVHVEVAPDPRLTGALPRDCAAHIPRLDGGGRGRP, from the coding sequence ATGATCGCAGGTCCGGCGATCCCGATGCTCGGACCCGGCTACGCGGCGGTGCCGCCCGGCCATATCGCCACGATCGTCACAAGCCTGGAGATGCTCCGCCCGCCGTGCTCGCGCCCGCCGCGACCCCTCCCGGCCGGGCTCCGGCTGGAGCCGCTTGTCCCCGCCGATCCGGATAGCTACCGGGGCCTGTTCCGCGCGGTCGGTGCCGACTGGCTCTGGTTCTCGCGGCTCACCATGCCGGAGGACGCGCTGGCGGCGATCCTCGCCGATCCGCGGGTCGAGATCCGGGCGCTCCGTCGGGGCGGGCAGAACGTCGGGATGCTGGAGCTGGACTTCCGGGAGGCCGGAACCTGCGAACTGGTGTTTCTCGGACTGACGCAGGATCTCATCGGGAACGGACTGGGTCGCGCACTCATGGACGAGGCGATCCGGCGGGCGTGGTCGCGTCCGATCGCACGGTTCTGGGTGCACACCTGCACCCTGGACCATCCCGGAGCGCTCGCCTTCTACAGGCGCTCGGGCTTCGAGCCCTACGCCGTGCACGTCGAAGTGGCGCCGGATCCGCGGCTCACGGGAGCGCTGCCCCGGGATTGCGCCGCGCACATCCCGCGGCTCGATGGCGGCGGCCGCGGGCGACCCTGA
- a CDS encoding MMPL family transporter: protein MIESLVAFSVRYRWIVIALVAFVTVASAGVAAHLFRINTDVERLIDPKEPWRQDEINYEQAFPQRTNTIVAVINGQTPEETEEAAANLAKALTAHKNLIETVYRPDGGPFFDKNGLLLMSQAELDKTLEALTQQQGLLGPLAADPSLRGVMRVLTLGARGVKTGDAKLEDLEKPMGQIDATLQKVLAGQPARMSWQELLSNGETRVTDKMKFVIIQPVLDFNALEPGYQATKLIRNVAQDLKIDAAHGLRMRLTGTVAVADEEFATLSEDAGLNNSIIVGAIVLFLWLALRSGKLVGAVIITTFAGLVVTAALGLVMVKELNPISVAFAALFVGLGIDFGIQFSVRYRADRYEQPSLDSAIRAAARGVGWSLTLAAVSLVAGFFAFLPTAFRGVSELGLIAGVGMVVAFLFSLTLLPALIAVFKPEGEKAAVQTEWLVGVDPWIIRHRKPILIAVGLVTLAGAPLLWHLPFDSNPMHLRSAKTQSIATYLDLIKNPETSPNVIDVLAPSVDAVPALSKKLAALPVTDSVNSIDTFVPRDQDKKLAQIADTAQLLDPVLNPGRRPPPPTDADNVKALKDAATALNGVANEPKGDAKGAQVAKQLAGTLDKLAAGPVQQREAASVALTKDLGPLLAHLRDLLHPEKITLDNLPPQLKADWVAADGRARIEVHPKGDSNDDQVLRTFSDEVLKVAPHATGAPVATTQSSYTILGAFVQAAVTAFVLIFVILSVALRKPWDVAMTLGPLVIATLWTLMALRIVGMPLNFANIIALPLMLAVGVAFHIYYVIAWRAGVTDMLASSLTRAIFFSALTTGSAFGSLVLSSHPGTASMGKLLALSLFFTLVAAFFVVPATLGEPPVQPDEDRPEAEKAAGAALRKSTTMKDPVPAK from the coding sequence GTGATCGAAAGTCTCGTCGCGTTCTCGGTGCGGTATCGGTGGATCGTGATCGCCCTGGTGGCGTTCGTCACGGTCGCGAGTGCCGGCGTCGCGGCGCACCTGTTCCGAATCAATACGGATGTCGAGCGGCTGATCGACCCCAAGGAGCCGTGGCGTCAGGACGAGATCAACTACGAGCAGGCCTTCCCGCAGCGCACCAACACGATCGTGGCGGTGATCAACGGGCAGACCCCCGAGGAGACCGAGGAGGCGGCCGCCAACCTCGCCAAGGCGCTCACCGCCCACAAGAACCTGATCGAGACCGTCTATCGCCCGGACGGCGGCCCGTTCTTCGACAAGAACGGCCTGCTGCTGATGTCCCAGGCCGAACTGGACAAGACCCTCGAGGCCCTGACCCAACAGCAGGGGCTGCTCGGGCCGCTGGCCGCCGACCCGTCCCTGCGCGGCGTGATGCGGGTGCTGACGCTGGGCGCGCGCGGCGTGAAGACCGGCGACGCCAAGCTCGAGGATCTCGAGAAACCCATGGGGCAGATCGACGCCACGCTCCAGAAGGTGCTGGCGGGCCAGCCGGCGCGGATGTCCTGGCAGGAGCTGCTGTCGAACGGCGAGACCCGCGTCACGGACAAGATGAAGTTCGTGATCATCCAGCCGGTGCTGGACTTCAACGCCCTGGAGCCCGGCTACCAGGCGACGAAGCTGATCCGCAACGTCGCGCAGGACCTCAAGATCGACGCGGCCCACGGCCTGCGCATGCGGCTGACCGGCACGGTCGCGGTCGCGGACGAGGAATTCGCCACGCTCTCGGAGGATGCGGGCCTCAACAACAGCATCATCGTCGGCGCCATCGTGCTGTTCCTCTGGCTGGCCTTGCGCTCGGGCAAGCTCGTCGGTGCGGTGATCATCACGACCTTCGCGGGCCTCGTGGTCACGGCCGCCCTCGGCCTCGTCATGGTCAAGGAGCTGAACCCGATCTCGGTGGCCTTCGCGGCCCTGTTCGTCGGCCTCGGCATCGATTTCGGCATCCAGTTCTCGGTGCGCTACCGGGCGGACCGCTACGAGCAGCCGAGCCTCGACAGCGCGATCCGCGCCGCCGCCCGCGGGGTCGGCTGGTCGCTGACCCTCGCCGCAGTCTCCCTGGTGGCGGGGTTCTTCGCCTTCCTGCCCACGGCCTTCCGGGGCGTGTCGGAGCTCGGCCTGATCGCCGGCGTCGGGATGGTCGTGGCCTTCCTGTTCTCCCTGACCCTGCTGCCGGCGCTGATCGCGGTGTTCAAGCCGGAGGGCGAGAAGGCCGCTGTCCAGACCGAGTGGCTCGTCGGCGTCGATCCGTGGATCATCCGCCACCGCAAGCCGATCCTGATCGCCGTCGGTCTGGTCACGCTGGCCGGCGCGCCGCTGCTCTGGCACCTGCCGTTCGACTCCAACCCGATGCATCTGCGCAGCGCCAAGACGCAGTCGATCGCGACCTACCTCGACCTGATCAAGAACCCCGAGACCAGCCCGAACGTCATCGACGTCCTGGCCCCGAGCGTGGATGCGGTCCCGGCGCTCTCCAAGAAGCTCGCGGCGCTGCCGGTCACCGATTCGGTCAACAGCATCGACACCTTCGTGCCGCGGGACCAGGACAAGAAGCTCGCGCAGATCGCCGACACGGCGCAGCTCCTCGATCCGGTGCTCAACCCCGGCCGCCGCCCGCCGCCGCCCACCGATGCCGACAACGTCAAGGCCCTGAAGGACGCCGCAACGGCGCTCAACGGCGTGGCGAACGAGCCGAAGGGCGACGCGAAGGGCGCCCAGGTCGCCAAGCAGCTCGCCGGCACCCTCGACAAGCTCGCCGCCGGCCCGGTCCAGCAGCGCGAGGCCGCCTCGGTCGCCCTGACCAAGGATCTCGGCCCGCTGCTGGCGCATCTGCGCGACCTGCTGCACCCGGAGAAGATCACCCTCGACAACCTGCCGCCGCAGCTCAAGGCCGACTGGGTGGCGGCGGACGGCCGCGCCCGCATCGAGGTCCACCCCAAGGGCGACTCGAACGACGATCAGGTGCTGCGTACCTTCTCGGACGAGGTGCTGAAGGTCGCGCCCCACGCCACCGGCGCGCCGGTGGCGACCACGCAGTCGAGCTACACCATCCTGGGCGCTTTCGTGCAGGCGGCTGTGACGGCCTTCGTGCTGATCTTCGTCATCCTGTCGGTGGCGCTGCGCAAACCCTGGGATGTGGCGATGACGCTGGGCCCGCTGGTGATCGCGACCCTGTGGACTCTGATGGCCCTTCGCATCGTCGGCATGCCGCTGAACTTCGCCAACATCATCGCCCTGCCGCTGATGCTGGCGGTCGGCGTGGCCTTCCACATCTACTACGTGATCGCGTGGCGGGCGGGCGTGACCGACATGCTCGCCTCCAGCCTGACCCGGGCGATCTTCTTCTCGGCGCTGACCACCGGCAGCGCCTTCGGGTCGCTGGTCCTGTCGAGCCATCCGGGCACGGCCAGCATGGGCAAGCTGCTGGCGCTGTCGCTGTTCTTCACCCTGGTGGCGGCGTTCTTCGTGGTCCCGGCGACGCTGGGCGAGCCGCCGGTTCAGCCGGATGAGGATCGCCCGGAAGCCGAGAAGGCCGCGGGCGCGGCGCTGAGGAAGAGCACCACGATGAAGGATCCGGTCCCGGCCAAGTAG
- the hpnH gene encoding adenosyl-hopene transferase HpnH: protein MGIPLRYVAKIGGYILKQHLTGRKRYPLVMMMEPLFRCNLACAGCGKIDYPDEILNKRLPVADALESVRECGAPVVVIAGGEPLLHKDLPQIVEGIIAQKKFAIVCTNALLLEKKIKEYKPSPYFTWSIHLDGDKEMHDQSVCQRGVYDKAVAAIAKAKEMGFRVTINCTFFNNSSPEKIADFFDSVTRMGIDGITVSPGYAYERAPDQKHFLNRKATKELFRGVFRHGKEKGREKWTFQQSGLFLDFLAGNQTYHCTPWGNPTRTVFGWQKPCYLLGEGYAATFKELMETTDWDAYGTGNYEKCADCMVHSGYEASSVVDSVRKPWKPLVHAIRGIKTDGAMAPEVSLENQRPAEFVFSRNVAQKLSEIKAAGVDTKQEARKRTAA, encoded by the coding sequence TTGGGTATCCCCCTCCGGTACGTCGCGAAGATCGGCGGCTACATCCTGAAGCAGCACCTGACGGGCCGCAAACGCTACCCGCTCGTGATGATGATGGAGCCGCTGTTCCGCTGCAATCTCGCCTGCGCCGGCTGCGGCAAGATCGACTACCCGGACGAGATCCTCAACAAACGCCTGCCGGTCGCCGACGCGCTCGAATCGGTGCGCGAGTGCGGCGCCCCCGTGGTGGTGATCGCCGGCGGCGAGCCGCTCCTGCACAAGGACCTGCCGCAGATCGTCGAGGGCATCATCGCCCAGAAGAAGTTCGCGATCGTCTGCACGAACGCGCTGCTCCTCGAGAAGAAGATCAAGGAGTACAAGCCGAGCCCGTACTTCACGTGGTCGATCCACCTCGACGGCGACAAGGAGATGCACGACCAGTCGGTGTGCCAGCGCGGCGTCTACGACAAGGCCGTGGCGGCGATCGCGAAGGCCAAGGAGATGGGCTTCCGCGTCACCATCAACTGCACCTTCTTCAACAACTCCAGCCCTGAGAAGATCGCCGACTTCTTCGACAGCGTGACCCGGATGGGCATCGACGGCATCACCGTCTCCCCCGGCTACGCCTACGAGCGCGCCCCCGACCAGAAGCACTTCCTGAATCGCAAGGCGACCAAGGAGCTGTTCCGCGGCGTGTTCCGGCACGGCAAGGAGAAGGGTCGGGAGAAGTGGACCTTCCAGCAGTCGGGCCTGTTCCTCGACTTCCTGGCCGGCAACCAGACCTACCACTGCACCCCGTGGGGCAACCCGACCCGCACCGTGTTCGGCTGGCAGAAGCCCTGCTACCTGCTCGGCGAGGGCTACGCGGCGACCTTCAAGGAGCTGATGGAGACCACCGACTGGGACGCCTACGGCACCGGCAACTACGAGAAGTGCGCCGACTGCATGGTCCACTCGGGCTACGAGGCCTCCTCGGTGGTCGATTCGGTCCGCAAGCCCTGGAAGCCGCTGGTGCACGCGATCCGCGGCATCAAGACCGACGGCGCGATGGCCCCCGAGGTCAGCCTCGAGAACCAGCGCCCGGCCGAATTCGTGTTCTCGCGCAACGTCGCGCAGAAGCTGTCCGAGATCAAAGCGGCCGGCGTCGACACGAAGCAGGAAGCCCGCAAGCGCACCGCCGCCTGA
- the hpnK gene encoding hopanoid biosynthesis-associated protein HpnK: MKRLVVTADDFGLSPEVNEAVEQAHRDGILTAASLMVSAPAAADAVARARRMPSLRVGLHLVLVEAWPTLPAAELPDLTDDAGLMRADMARLGLDFARRPAARRQLAAEVRAQFEAYRATGLPLDHVNAHKHFHVHPLIAGAVLRIGRNFGMRALRVPREPREILRRAEPGARPKPALDIAPWAALLAVRARQAGLLIPDRTLGLAWSGAMTPARVAALLTHLPDGLTELYTHPATGGGFPGEAPGYRYADERDALVASTSRAAAESSGAIRGGFSDFLR; this comes from the coding sequence GTGAAGCGTCTGGTCGTCACCGCGGATGATTTCGGGCTGAGCCCCGAGGTCAACGAGGCCGTCGAGCAGGCCCATCGCGACGGGATCCTCACGGCGGCGAGCCTGATGGTCTCGGCGCCGGCCGCCGCCGACGCCGTGGCGCGGGCCCGGCGGATGCCGTCCCTGCGAGTCGGGCTGCACCTCGTCCTCGTCGAGGCGTGGCCGACCCTGCCGGCCGCCGAGCTGCCCGACCTGACCGATGACGCCGGCCTGATGCGCGCCGACATGGCCCGACTCGGCCTCGACTTCGCCCGCAGGCCCGCGGCCCGGCGCCAGCTCGCCGCCGAGGTCCGGGCGCAGTTCGAGGCCTACCGGGCGACCGGGCTGCCGCTGGACCATGTCAACGCCCACAAGCACTTCCACGTCCACCCGCTGATCGCGGGCGCGGTCCTGCGCATCGGCCGCAATTTCGGGATGCGCGCCCTGCGGGTGCCCCGGGAGCCGCGTGAGATCCTGCGCCGCGCCGAGCCTGGCGCCCGCCCGAAGCCGGCCCTCGACATCGCCCCCTGGGCGGCGCTGCTCGCCGTGCGCGCCCGGCAGGCCGGGCTGCTGATCCCGGACCGGACCCTCGGGCTCGCGTGGTCCGGCGCCATGACCCCCGCCCGGGTGGCGGCGCTGCTCACGCATCTCCCGGATGGCCTGACCGAACTCTACACGCATCCGGCCACCGGCGGCGGATTCCCGGGGGAAGCCCCGGGCTATCGCTACGCCGACGAACGGGACGCGCTGGTGGCGTCCACATCCCGTGCGGCGGCCGAGAGCTCCGGCGCGATCCGGGGCGGCTTCTCCGACTTCCTGCGTTGA
- a CDS encoding bifunctional helix-turn-helix transcriptional regulator/GNAT family N-acetyltransferase, with amino-acid sequence MDRSAVARIRRFARAVTAEVGALDNSFLGRGRPLGAARVLNAIGAGRTDIAAVRAYLGLDSGLMSRLLRSLEDEGLIEIAAHPADGRRRVATLTEAGQREFRAYEDLSDARAAELLARAPQVDALLNAMDRVALVLAADTIGIEEADPASEPARSSLGAYYAELAARFAGGFDVALSCDPEAADMVRPRGTFLLAVADGLPVGCVGLKGNGGPVAEIKRLWIDPAARGLGLGKRLMGEAEAAARDLGIRTLRLDTNSALPEALALYRRSGWVEIDRFNDDPYPDLFFEKAL; translated from the coding sequence ATGGATCGTAGCGCCGTCGCCCGAATCCGCCGTTTCGCCCGCGCTGTAACAGCCGAGGTCGGCGCACTCGACAACTCCTTCCTCGGCCGGGGTCGACCCCTGGGGGCGGCGCGCGTCCTGAACGCCATCGGGGCCGGGCGGACCGACATCGCCGCGGTCCGTGCCTATCTCGGTCTCGATTCCGGCCTCATGAGCCGCCTGCTGCGGAGCTTGGAGGACGAGGGTCTGATCGAGATCGCGGCGCACCCCGCGGATGGACGCCGCCGGGTCGCAACCCTGACGGAGGCGGGGCAGCGGGAGTTCCGGGCCTACGAGGATCTGTCCGACGCCCGCGCCGCGGAACTTCTGGCGCGCGCCCCGCAGGTTGATGCTCTTCTGAACGCCATGGATCGCGTTGCCCTCGTGCTGGCCGCCGACACCATCGGGATCGAAGAGGCCGACCCGGCGAGCGAGCCGGCCCGGTCCAGCCTCGGTGCGTACTATGCGGAATTGGCCGCGCGCTTCGCGGGCGGCTTCGACGTGGCCCTGTCCTGCGATCCCGAGGCCGCCGATATGGTGCGGCCGCGCGGCACCTTCCTGCTCGCCGTCGCGGACGGCCTGCCGGTGGGATGCGTCGGACTCAAGGGCAACGGCGGCCCGGTCGCGGAGATCAAGCGGCTCTGGATCGATCCGGCCGCCCGGGGCCTCGGTCTCGGCAAACGCCTGATGGGCGAGGCCGAGGCCGCCGCCCGCGACCTCGGCATCCGGACGCTGCGGCTCGACACCAACAGCGCCCTCCCCGAGGCGTTGGCCCTCTACCGGCGCTCGGGCTGGGTGGAGATCGACCGCTTCAACGACGACCCCTACCCGGATCTCTTCTTCGAGAAGGCTCTCTGA